The window CGGCGAGGCGGAGGTAGTAGTCCAGCGTGTAGAGCCGCTCGGACGGGTCGGACAGGTCGGAGGTGTAGCAGAGGGCGACCTCCGCGATCGCCGTTCCCGTCTCCCGTACGGCGTCGATGGCGGGGCGCATCTGCCCGACGTCGTTCAGCGCGTCGAAGATCCGGAAGATGTCGATGCCGGTCGCCGCGGCCTCCTGCACGAAGGCGTCGGTCACCTCGGTCGGGTACGGCGTGTAGCCCACGGTGTTGCGGCCGCGCAGCAGCATCTGCAGACAGATGTTCGGCACGGCCTCGCGGAGTGCGGCCAGGCGTTCCCACGGGTCCTCGGCGAGGAAGCGGAGGGCGACGTCGTAGGTGGCGCCGCCCCAGCACTCCAGGGACAGCAACTCGGGCAGGGTCCGCGCCACGACGGGCGCGACGGCGAGCATGTCCTTGGTACGGACCCGGGTGGCGAGCAGCGACTGATGGGCGTCGCGGAACGTGGTGTCGGTGACGCCGATGGCCGGTGACTCGCGCAGCCACCGGGCGAAGCCCTCGGGGCCGAGTTCGACGAGCCGCTGCCGGGACCCGGCGGGCGGTTCCGTGGACGGCACGGGCGGCACCTTGGTGACCGGGTCGCTCAGTTCGGGCCGTTCGCCGTGCGGCTTGTTCACCGTGATGTCGGCGAGGTAGGTGAGCAGCTTCGTACCGCGGTCGGCGGAGTGGCGGGCGGTGAGGAGGTGCGGGCGCTTCTCGATGAACGACGTCGTGACCTGGCCGGCCCGGAAGTCCGGGTCGTCGAGCACGGCCTGGAGGAACGGGATGTTGGTGGCCACACCGCGGATGCGGAACTCGGCCACGGCACGCCTGGCCCGGCCGATCGCGGTGTTGAAGTCGCGTCCCCGGCAGGTGAGTTTGACGAGCATCGAGTCGAAGTGCGCGCTGATGTCCGTACCGGCGTGGGTGGTGCCGCCGTCCAGCCGGATGCCCGAACCGCCGGGCGAGCGGTAGGCGCTGATCTTTCCGGTGTCCGGGCGGAAGCCGTTGGCCGGGTCCTCGGTGGTGATACGGCACTGGAGTGCGGCGCCGTGCAGGGTGACGGTCTCCTGCGAGAGCCCGAGGTCGGCCAGTGTCTCGCCGGAGGCGATGCGCAGCTGCGACTGCACGAGGTCGACGTCGGTGACCTCCTCGGTCACCGTGTGCTCGACCTGGATACGCGGGTTCATCTCGATGAAGTGGTAGTTGCCCTCGCGGTCGAGCAGGAACTCCACGGTGCCCGCGTTGCGGTAGCCGATCTCCCGGGCGAATCGTACGGCGTCGGCGCAGATCCGGTCGCGCAGCTCGGGGGCGAGGTTCGGCGCGGGGGCCAGCTCGATCACCTTCTGGTGGCGTCGCTGCACCGAACAGTCGCGCTCGAAGAGGTGGATGACATTGCCCTCCCCGTCCGCGAGGATCTGCACCTCGATGTGCCGGGGCTCGACGACGGCCTTCTCCAGGAAGACCGTGGAGTCGCCGAACGCGGAGGCCGCCTCGCGCGCCGCCGCCTCGATGGACTCGCGCAGCTGGGCGGGTTCCTCGACCCGCCGCATACCGCGACCGCCACCACCGGCGACGGCCTTGACGAACACCGGGAAGCCGATGTCCTCGGCGGCGCGGACGAGTTCGTCCACGTCGCTGGAGGGAGCGGAGGAGCCGAGCACCGGTACGCCGGCCGCGCGGGCGGCGGCCACCGCGCGCGCCTTGTTGCCGGTCAGCTCCAGCGTGTCCGCGCTCGGGCCGACGAAGGTGATGCCCGCCTCCTCGCAGGCGCGCGCCAGGTCGGGGTTCTCGGACAGGAACCCGTATCCCGGGTACACCGCGTCCGCTCCCGCTCTTTGCGCCGCGCGAACGATCTCCTCGACGGAGAGGTAGGCCCGCACCGGGTGTCCCGGCTGCCCGATCTCATAAGCCTCGTCCGCCTTCAACCGGTGCAGTGAATTGCGATCCTCGTGCGGGAAGACGGCCACGGTTCGCGCGCCCAGCTCATAGCCGGCACGGAACGCGCGAATAGCGATCTCACCACGGTTGGCGACCAGCACCTTGCGGAACATTTGGATCCCTTCAGCCTGCCCGGTGACGCGCACCATCGTGTCGGCCCCGCCCGCCCCGCGCCATGTGAGCCAGGCCACTCATCTGAATGCCTCCGGCCACCGGAGCAGGCGGCTACCCAGATATGGGACGCACAGTCACGTGAGCCCGACGGCCGGATCGACACCGGTCAGGTCGCTGCTGGCCTCCCACAATCGTGCCGCGACGGCCCGGTCGGCCAGAGCGTCGCGCACGGGTTCGAGCGCGGGCAGGCCTCGCAGGCCGAACACCCGGGGTCCCCACAGCTGCCCGCCGCTCACGGACGGATCGAGAACGGCCCGTACGGCGGGCCACGCGGCGTGCTCCTTGCCCTGGACGAGCAGACCGGCGGGCAGGCCCCGCAGCCGTTCGCCGGTGGTGCGCCGGTGCACGTCCGCGCGATCGGGAGTCAGGGAGTCCAGCGCGCCGCCGGGGTGGGTCACCACGCTCGACACGGTGCTTCCGGCGGCCCGCAGCCGGCGGTCGAGCTCGAAGCCGAAGAGCATCTGCGCCAGCTTGGAGCGGGAGTAGGTGCGCTTGGGCCGGTAGTCCCGGGTGCTCTGCAGATCGGCGAGGTCCAGCCGCACGGACTTGCCCGTGAAGCTTCCGGTGGTGACGACCCGGGCGGCGGGCGCGGCGGCCAGCAGGGGCGCGAGCCGTCCCGTGAGCGCGAAGTGCCCGAGGTGGTTGATGCCGAACATCCACTCGTTGCCGTCCGCGGTCTCCCGGCGCTCCGGCTCCTCGATCAGGACCCCGGCGTTGTGGACCACCGCGTCCAGGCGGTCCGCCTCCAGCACGTCCACACAATCCCGCAGCGAGGACAGGTCGGCGAGGTCCAGCCTCAGATGGCGTACGCGTGCGTCGGGGACACGGGAGCGGATGGCGACCATGGCCGCTTCGGCCCTGGCCGCGTCACGGCTGCCGAGCACCACCGTGGCGCCGGTGCCGACGAGCTGCTCGGCGACGAAGTACCCGATGCCCGCGTTGCCGCCGGTGACCAGGAAGGTCTTGCCGTCGGCACGCGGGAGCCGGTGAACGGACCACGGCCGGGACTGGACTGCGGACGACATGGCACGCTCCTTGCGCTCGGGACGATCCGGCTGCGGTGGACGGGCCGTGTCTTCACGGCCCGTCCACCACATCCCCAAGATCCCGGCGGTCGCCGACAGATCGCCGACAACTGCCGTCCGGCGCCTACAGACGAGCGACAGGGTCGCCGGCCGTCGAACTCACCTCCGACGACACCCGGTCGCGGGCGCGGACGGCCGGCCACGTGACGCCCGACCGCCCGACCGACTGTCTGCCTGCCCGCCTCACATTCAGAGCAGGTCGGCCCGGGCGGGGCTGCCGTCGAGGGGGTCGTCCACGGGATAGATGGCGTCCTCGTCGAGGAACCCGCCCGACTGGTGCTGCCACAGCTTCGCGTACGCGCCCTCGGAGGCGAGCAGTTCCTGGTGCGTGCCCTGCTCGATGATCCGTCCGCGGTCGAGGACGACGAGTCGGTCCATGGTGGCGACCGTGCTCAGCCGGTGCGCCACCACGAGCGCCGTCCGTCCCTCCATGAGCCGCCACAGCGCCTCCTGCACGAGGATCTCGCTCTCGGAGTCCAGTGCGCTGGTGGCCTCGTCGAGCAGCAGGATCGGGGCGTCACGGAGGATCGCCCTGGCGAGGGCGACCCGCTGGCGCTGTCCGCCGGACAGCTTCACACCGCGCTCGCCCACCATGGTGTCGAAGCCGTCCGGTAACGCGTCGGCGAACTCCGCGACGTGCGCCGCCTCGGCCGCGCGGCGGATCTCGGCGTCGGTGGCGTCCGGGCGGGCGAAAGCGATGTTCTCCCGCAGCGTGCGGTGGAACATCGCCGGGTCCTGCGGCACATACGCGATCAGACCGCGCAGGTCGGCCTGGCGCAGCCTGCTGATGTCCTGGCCCCCGATCAGGATCCGGCCGGCCTCGATGTCCGTCATCCGCAGCAGCAGCCGGGTGAGCGTGGTCTTGCCGCCGCCGGACCGTCCGACGAGGCCGATCTTCGTCCCGCTGGGCACGGCCAGGTCGAGGTCCTCGAAGAGCGGCCGCGCCCCTCCGTGGGCGAAGGTCACCTGCTCGAAGCGGACGTCGGCTGCCCCGGGCAGCGGCGCCGGCGACGCCGGGTCGAGCACGGTCGGCGACGCCAGCAGCAGTTCGGTGAACTGCGCGGCCTCCGTCATCGAGCTCTCCAGGCGGCGGTAGATCTGGTTGAACTCGAACATGATCCGCGTCGCGTTCGTGTAGTACGTGAAGGCGACCACGACCGCCTCCACGCCGAGGCTGCCCCCGCCGAGCGCGACCGCGAGCAACAGGCCCAGCGCGTTGGTGAGTACGGACATCGGCGCGACCAGGGTGTCGATGCGCAGGTTGCCGTAGTCCCACGACCTCAGTGTGAGGCGCCGCGAGGCCGCGACGCGGGAGCGGTGCTCGGCGGCCTCACGTTCCTCGGCCGCGAACGCCCGGACCGTGTCCATGTTCATCAGGCTGTCGGCGACATGGCCCGCCACCCTGGCGATGGCCTCCTCACGCTTGTCGACGAGTGCCTGGCGGC is drawn from Streptomyces liliifuscus and contains these coding sequences:
- a CDS encoding pyruvate carboxylase — protein: MFRKVLVANRGEIAIRAFRAGYELGARTVAVFPHEDRNSLHRLKADEAYEIGQPGHPVRAYLSVEEIVRAAQRAGADAVYPGYGFLSENPDLARACEEAGITFVGPSADTLELTGNKARAVAAARAAGVPVLGSSAPSSDVDELVRAAEDIGFPVFVKAVAGGGGRGMRRVEEPAQLRESIEAAAREAASAFGDSTVFLEKAVVEPRHIEVQILADGEGNVIHLFERDCSVQRRHQKVIELAPAPNLAPELRDRICADAVRFAREIGYRNAGTVEFLLDREGNYHFIEMNPRIQVEHTVTEEVTDVDLVQSQLRIASGETLADLGLSQETVTLHGAALQCRITTEDPANGFRPDTGKISAYRSPGGSGIRLDGGTTHAGTDISAHFDSMLVKLTCRGRDFNTAIGRARRAVAEFRIRGVATNIPFLQAVLDDPDFRAGQVTTSFIEKRPHLLTARHSADRGTKLLTYLADITVNKPHGERPELSDPVTKVPPVPSTEPPAGSRQRLVELGPEGFARWLRESPAIGVTDTTFRDAHQSLLATRVRTKDMLAVAPVVARTLPELLSLECWGGATYDVALRFLAEDPWERLAALREAVPNICLQMLLRGRNTVGYTPYPTEVTDAFVQEAAATGIDIFRIFDALNDVGQMRPAIDAVRETGTAIAEVALCYTSDLSDPSERLYTLDYYLRLAEQIVEAGAHVLAVKDMAGLLRAPAAATLVSALRREFELPVHIHTHDTAGGQLATYLAAIQAGADAVDGAVASMAGTTSQPSLSGIVAATDYTDRSTGLSLQAVGDLEPYWESVRKIYAPFEAGLASPTGRVYHHEIPGGQLSNLRTQAVALGLGDRFEEIEAMYAAADRILGHLVKVTPSSKVVGDLALHLVGAGVSPEDFEATPDRFDIPDSVIGFLRGELGNPPGGWPEPFRTKALEGRAAPKPVEELTADDRTGLAKTRRTTLNRLLFPGPTREFETHRQTYGDTSVLDSKHFFYGLRPGKEYAVDLEQGVRLLIELEAVGEADERGMRSVMSTLNGQLRPIQVRDTSVASDVPATEKADRANPGHVAAPFAGVVTLAVAEGDEVAAGATVATIEAMKMEASVTASKAGTVSRLAINKIQQVEGGDLLVEIG
- a CDS encoding SDR family NAD(P)-dependent oxidoreductase, encoding MSSAVQSRPWSVHRLPRADGKTFLVTGGNAGIGYFVAEQLVGTGATVVLGSRDAARAEAAMVAIRSRVPDARVRHLRLDLADLSSLRDCVDVLEADRLDAVVHNAGVLIEEPERRETADGNEWMFGINHLGHFALTGRLAPLLAAAPAARVVTTGSFTGKSVRLDLADLQSTRDYRPKRTYSRSKLAQMLFGFELDRRLRAAGSTVSSVVTHPGGALDSLTPDRADVHRRTTGERLRGLPAGLLVQGKEHAAWPAVRAVLDPSVSGGQLWGPRVFGLRGLPALEPVRDALADRAVAARLWEASSDLTGVDPAVGLT
- a CDS encoding ABC transporter ATP-binding protein, whose translation is MESPESREVPRSKGSVLLALRYYGRELARLRWVTAPAMLLPALGNIGINYIAPLIVAKLVGRIAGDAGITLGSTLPYVLGFAGVLLLAEILWRVGLHCLNRLAARGIERLYVIGMDELFAKDAAFFHDNFAGALTKRVLSFASRFEEFVDTLTFQVVGSLVPLVFGSVVLWRYEPLLVVGLLTMIGLTALFVVPLIRRRQALVDKREEAIARVAGHVADSLMNMDTVRAFAAEEREAAEHRSRVAASRRLTLRSWDYGNLRIDTLVAPMSVLTNALGLLLAVALGGGSLGVEAVVVAFTYYTNATRIMFEFNQIYRRLESSMTEAAQFTELLLASPTVLDPASPAPLPGAADVRFEQVTFAHGGARPLFEDLDLAVPSGTKIGLVGRSGGGKTTLTRLLLRMTDIEAGRILIGGQDISRLRQADLRGLIAYVPQDPAMFHRTLRENIAFARPDATDAEIRRAAEAAHVAEFADALPDGFDTMVGERGVKLSGGQRQRVALARAILRDAPILLLDEATSALDSESEILVQEALWRLMEGRTALVVAHRLSTVATMDRLVVLDRGRIIEQGTHQELLASEGAYAKLWQHQSGGFLDEDAIYPVDDPLDGSPARADLL